From a single Aspergillus puulaauensis MK2 DNA, chromosome 2, nearly complete sequence genomic region:
- a CDS encoding uncharacterized protein (COG:S;~EggNog:ENOG410PZ4B) — MPFDRVIQDSDDEDELLGEIPPEKTNRAVTNYGEHSGANSSGAQEVNDDSHIAVDFDEFIEPQNALQRSLTSSQQRREERWIPVTGRVGSMGNMMTEIGIAQQQLFDDDQQAQYAVEPTMPHEYEQIENITHVTHDMTAQANTLETHDLQAATAQNSIPAAELQGTNPSDDWSQSASYNIFDSSSHTPSGQLNRTDFIHDSGVSAQTEPMQHPEVRRWTSMQGAESSPHDTEPFSSVISPRATRAKSDNAAPNMLQPSSASVDELALPVITELPKVEKRGRKKKQVVPPIDEDDELSLPQPRELPPSKPEKRKPGRPPKNPKVSLNDSAPAAPHTLAEDPFIQPAKHPEGAVPDASEVPTDGATGDGDPQSIIDEPTKDDHDESLITHTLEQIPQVSSKPAKEPKKRKLKRGKTTSVTLTKTYEPDVEDDVIWIDERPITTTREDKPTTNPADPRPNTTGEQPPAPKKRGRKRKKTAEQLEQEVVAPPAIDASDIQTAIANEEENNQVQQNEAYNESTTRTQAPEVENPIIEEDQSIPNPLSDPQQTTPPKKIPGQVPPDHQPPETPQKPNGPKTPSTKGPGKHSPISSTSKVPYRVGLSKKARIAPLLKIIKR; from the exons ATGCCCTTTGATCGTGTGATTCAGGAttccgacgatgaggatgagcttcTCGGCGAGATTCCCCCAGAGAAAACAAACCGCGCTGTAACAAATTATGGAGAGCATAGTGGTGCAAATAGTTCTGGGGCTCAAGAAGTCAATGATGATTCACATATCGCAGTAGACTTTGACGAATTCATTGAACCGCAAAATGCCCTGCAGAGGAGTTTGACCTCATCCCAGCAGCGCAGAGAAGAACGATGGATACCGGTCACGGGTCGAGTTGGATCAATGG GCAACATGATGACGGAAATTGGCATTGCGCAACAACAATTGTTCGACGATGACCAGCAAGCCCAGTACGCTGTTGAACCGACCATGCCTCATGAGTACGAACAAATAGAGAATATAACTCATGTAACTCACGACATGACTGCACAAGCGAACACCCTCGAAACTCATGACCTACAGGCTGCAACAGCACAAAATTCAATTCCCGCTGCAGAGCTCCAGGGAACAAACCCGTCCGATGACTGGTCTCAATCAGCTTCATACAACATATTTGACTCTTCCTCACATACCCCATCTGGTCAACTGAACAGAACCGATTTTATCCATGACTCAGGTGTCTCAGCACAAACAGAGCCTATGCAGCACCCTGAGGTTCGTCGTTGGACTTCTATGCAGGGAGCCGAATCGTCTCCGCATGATACAGAACCTTTCTCATCAGTGATTTCACCTCGAGCAACTAGAGCTAAGAGCGATAATGCCGCTCCTAATATGTTGCAGCCGTCATCTGCTAGCGTCGATGAGCTTGCCCTACCTGTGATAACTGAATTGCCCAAAGTTGAGAAGAGGGGCCGAAAGAAAAAGCAGGTTGTGCCTCCtattgacgaagacgatgagctttcccttccccaGCCCCGTGAACTTCCACCTAGCAAGCCTGAAAAACGCAAGCCGGGTAGACCCCCGAAGAACCCAAAAGTATCTCTCAATGATAGTGCCCCCGCTGCCCCTCATACTCTTGCCGAGGACCCTTTCATTCAACCGGCAAAGCATCCTGAGGGTGCAGTTCCTGATGCATCGGAAGTCCCGACTGACGGTGCCACGGGTGATGGTGACCCTCAGAGTATCATTGACGAACCTACGAAAGATGACCACGATGAATCCCTTATAACGCACACCCTAGAACAAATCCCACAGGTTTCCTCCAAGCCAGCAAAAGAgccgaagaaaaggaaactgAAGCGCGGGAAAACAACCTCCGTGACTCTTACCAAGACATACGAGCCAGACGTCGAAGATGATGTGATCTGGATAGATGAGCGGCCCATTACTACAACCCGCGAAGacaaaccaacaacaaaTCCCGCAGACCCAAGACCCAATACAACTGGAGAGCAACCCCCAGCGCCGAAAAAGCGTGGccggaagagaaagaagacggCAGAGCAGCTAGAACAAGAAGTAGTTGCGCCACCAGCGATTGACGCATCAGATATCCAAACAGCGATCGCcaacgaagaggagaataACCAGGTCCAGCAAAACGAGGCCTATAACGAATCTACTACCCGCACCCAAGCCCCGGAAGTCGAGAATCCTATTATCGAAGAAGACCAATCGATCCCTAACCCACTTTCAGACCCCCAGCAAACAACCCCACCGAAAAAAATCCCCGGACAGGTACCACCAGATCATCAGCCTCCAGAAACACCACAGAAGCCCAACGGCCCGAAAACACCATCTACAAAGGGACCGGGTAAACACAGCCCTATATCCTCAACTAGCAAAGTTCCGTATCGCGTCGGTCTAAGCAAGAAAGCTCGGATTGCACCGTTGTTGAAGATTATTAAGCGGTGA